From a region of the Mauremys mutica isolate MM-2020 ecotype Southern chromosome 12, ASM2049712v1, whole genome shotgun sequence genome:
- the LOC123346415 gene encoding basic proline-rich protein-like isoform X2, which produces MMPDAAATRDIQACITELVELWGRGAVRALDALPLLRVFPSGALRRLLQQVRFRDAFVRAQIQRHQESLRPECARDMVDHMLQLLGERRGAGGDPAAEGGLTPEHVHMALVDLFIGGTETTAALLTWAVAFLLHHPQPLGLRHPQGNHRDPQPLRRPPRRGHLVPPPGVQARAVPGGGRAPAGPAQPAALQLRGPGLPRGDPGPGRDLRLPRARPAPVPAGAAGARRPPGPAGRVRHRGAVPPVPGPLPAPGAPRDPIAPPPHPPPAPGAPRDPIAPPPHPPPAPGVPRDPIAPPS; this is translated from the exons ATG ATGCCAGACGCCGCCGCCACCCGGGACATCCAGGCCTGTATCacggagctggtggagctgtggggCCGGGGCGCCGTGCGGGCGCTGGACGCGCTGCCCCTGCTCAgg GTGTTCCCCAGCGGGGCCCTGCGGCGGCTCCTGCAGCAGGTTCGGTTCCGAGACGCCTTCGTCCGGGCCCAGATCCAGCGGCaccag GAGTCGCTGCGCCCCGAGTGCGCCCGGGACATGGTGGATCacatgctgcagctgctgggggagcggcggggggccgggggggaccccgcggcggaggggggcctcACCCCGGAGCACGTTCACATGGCGCTGGTGGATCTCTTCATCGGGGGCACCGAGACCACGGCCGCCCTGCTCACCTGGGCcgtggccttcctgctgcaccacccccag CCTCTCGGGCTTCGCCATCCCCAAGGGAACCACCGTGATCCCCAACCTCTTCGCCGCCCACCACGACGCGGGCACCTGGTGCCGCCCCCTGGAGTTCAGGCCAG AGCGGTTCCTGGAGGCGGACGAGCCCCGGCTGGCCCAGCGCAACCTGCTGCCCTTCAGCTGCGGGGCCCGGGCCTGCCTCGGGGAGACCCTGGCCCGGGCCGAGATCTTCGTCTTCCTCGGGCACGTCCTGCGCCAGTTCCGGCTGGAGCCGCCGGTGCCCGGCGCCCTCCCGGCCCTGCGGGGCGTGTTCGGCACCGTGGTGCGGTGCCCCCCGTTCCGGGTCCGCTTCCTGCCCCGGGGGCCCCCCGAGACCCCATAGCCCCCCCTCCGCATCCGCCTCCTGCCCCGGGGGCCCCCCGAGACCCCATAGCCCCCCCTCCGCATCCACCTCCTGCCCCG GGGGTCCCCCGAGACCCCATAGCCCCCCCTTCGTGA
- the LOC123346415 gene encoding steroid 21-hydroxylase-like isoform X1 produces MMPDAAATRDIQACITELVELWGRGAVRALDALPLLRVFPSGALRRLLQQVRFRDAFVRAQIQRHQESLRPECARDMVDHMLQLLGERRGAGGDPAAEGGLTPEHVHMALVDLFIGGTETTAALLTWAVAFLLHHPQVQDGIHAELQRVLGPERPPSYGDRDRLPLLSATISETLRLRPVAPLALPHSTTRDTSLSGFAIPKGTTVIPNLFAAHHDAGTWCRPLEFRPERFLEADEPRLAQRNLLPFSCGARACLGETLARAEIFVFLGHVLRQFRLEPPVPGALPALRGVFGTVVRCPPFRVRFLPRGPPETP; encoded by the exons ATG ATGCCAGACGCCGCCGCCACCCGGGACATCCAGGCCTGTATCacggagctggtggagctgtggggCCGGGGCGCCGTGCGGGCGCTGGACGCGCTGCCCCTGCTCAgg GTGTTCCCCAGCGGGGCCCTGCGGCGGCTCCTGCAGCAGGTTCGGTTCCGAGACGCCTTCGTCCGGGCCCAGATCCAGCGGCaccag GAGTCGCTGCGCCCCGAGTGCGCCCGGGACATGGTGGATCacatgctgcagctgctgggggagcggcggggggccgggggggaccccgcggcggaggggggcctcACCCCGGAGCACGTTCACATGGCGCTGGTGGATCTCTTCATCGGGGGCACCGAGACCACGGCCGCCCTGCTCACCTGGGCcgtggccttcctgctgcaccacccccag GTGCAGGACGGGATCCACGCGGAGCTGCAGCGGGTGCTGGGCCCCGAGCGCCCCCCCAGCTATGGGGACCGGGACCGGCTGCCCCTGCTCAGCGCCACCATCTCCGAGACGCTGCGTCTGCGCCCCGTGgcgcccctcgccctgccccacagcaccacgCGGGACACCAG CCTCTCGGGCTTCGCCATCCCCAAGGGAACCACCGTGATCCCCAACCTCTTCGCCGCCCACCACGACGCGGGCACCTGGTGCCGCCCCCTGGAGTTCAGGCCAG AGCGGTTCCTGGAGGCGGACGAGCCCCGGCTGGCCCAGCGCAACCTGCTGCCCTTCAGCTGCGGGGCCCGGGCCTGCCTCGGGGAGACCCTGGCCCGGGCCGAGATCTTCGTCTTCCTCGGGCACGTCCTGCGCCAGTTCCGGCTGGAGCCGCCGGTGCCCGGCGCCCTCCCGGCCCTGCGGGGCGTGTTCGGCACCGTGGTGCGGTGCCCCCCGTTCCGGGTCCGCTTCCTGCCCCGGGGGCCCCCCGAGACCCCATAG
- the LOC123346396 gene encoding complement C4-like isoform X1: MGSYDLGCSPGSGADALGVFEDAGLALRVGGLESPVRSGHSCGQDAPRRKRSLDFLVQAQKRAARYQGDPRALRCCRDGMTQVPMRRTCEQRATRIQGPDADRCRVPFLDCCKFATEQRRKAWGSGGLARVNPERDEDEFFDDDSVQTRSVFPESWLWKTLTVQGSSRQTHLVPDSITTWEIQAVSMSPTTGICVSDPLSVRVFQDFHLSLRLPYAVKRFEQLELRPVLYNYRDRPVNVSVHMERSEGICSPATGDRVRRQAVQVPAKGALAVPFTVVPMGAADIPITITAQGGWGLGDSVARSLRVEREGTAQLEEMSYSLDSEERLSRALEIPGELPPNALPDGDFKMSVRVTADEPVETLEKSLSPAGLVGLLRVPRGCAEQTMIYMAPGLYAMRYLDETEQWAQLRAERKQEGLEHLRVGYERILTFRKADGSYGAWLHRDSSTWLTAFVVKVLALSRQYQDVDAAGIRESVTWLLGNQQTDGSFRDPHPVIHRDMQGGVGGQQGGVSLTAFVVVALKQALALYEEQEADPELQKETQEQRARVRSSLSRATRYLAAAPEQGRAPYPAAISAYALSLASDDAGAIGAADRRLRELALRDSEGTMMFWAAEEGGATSASAISVETTAYALLHLVLHNDLATAKKVARWLTEQKNYGGGFKSTQDTVVALDALSQYWINTYTPEGNELDLTFSSPGRSGTKKVILDRSQNHIQEELQFSLGDNLRVKVEGKGKGTLTVLKMYNVLELHNSSCQSLGLEVTVSGDVRFEVDEEDYDYDYGGEAPAAEAPLHPIHWFDARRRRRREAADPGQRNKDVAYSVCIWRKPGSRLSGMAIADITLLSGFQPHVDDLDKLKDLADRYISHYEVQGQRLLLYFETVPQERDCVGFRAAQPVPVGLLQPASASLYDFYEPAQRCSIFYTAPARSRFVSALCSQDVCQCAEGACPRLRRTLEDQVTEANRTEFACYSPRVQYGYEVRVQQEEELSGFRAYEAEILEPLQFTEDVGLKAGQSRRFLVRGSCRTRLVPGSRYLVMGQDGETLDPQGRRQYLLDAAAWIELLPEPSRCRATAHRNLCAQLRAFAQGYGQNGCRV; this comes from the exons ATGGGCAGCTACGACCTGGGCTGCTCGCCGGGCAGTGGGGCCGACGCCCTGGGGGTCTTCGAAGACGCCggcctggccctgcgcgtggggGGGCTGGAGAGCCCAGTGCGCAGCG GGCACAGCTGCGGCCAGGACGCCCCCCGCAGGAAGCGCTCGCTGGACTTCCTAGTGCAGGCCCAGAAGaggg CCGCGCGGTACCAGGGCGACCCGCGGGCTCTGCGCTGCTGCCGGGACGGGATGACCCAGGTGCCGATGCGCCGGACGTGCGAGCAGCGAGCGACGCGGATCCAGGGCCCCGACGCCGACCGCTGCCGAGTCCCCTTCCTCGACTGCTGCAAATTCGCCACCGAGCAGCGGCGcaaggcctggggctccggcgggCTGGCCCGGG TGAACCCCGAGCGGGACGAGGACGAGTTCTTCGACGACGACTCTGTGCAGACCCGGAGCGTCTTCCCCGAGAGCTGGCTCTGGAAAACCCTCACCGTGCAGGGGAGCAGCCG GCAAACCCACCTGGTGCCGGATTCGATCACCACCTGGGAGATCCAGGCCGTCAGCATGTCGCCCACCACCG ggatctGCGTCTCCGACCCGCTCAGCGTCCGCGTCTTCCAGGATTTCCACCTCTCGCTGCGGCTGCCCTACGCCGTGAAGCGCTTCGAGCAGCTGGAGCTGCGCCCGGTGCTGTACAACTACCGGGATCGGCCCGTCAAC gtcTCGGTGCACATGGAGCGCTCCGAGGGCATCTGCTCCCCGGCGACGGGGGACCGGGTCCGGCGCCAGGCCGTGCAGGTCCCGGCGAAGGGGGCTCTGGCCGTGCCCTTCACCGTGGTGCCCATGGGCGCCGCCGACATCCCCATCACCATCACggcgcaggggggctgggggctcgggGACAGCGTCGCCCGGAGCCTGCGGGTGGAG AGAGAAGGCACCgcccagctggaggagatgaGCTACTCGCTGGATTCCGAAG agcgGCTCAGCCGGGCGCTGGAGATCCCGGGGGAGCTGCCCCCCAACGCCCTCCCCGACGGGGACTTCAAGATGAGCGTCCGCGTCACGG CCGACGAGCCGGTGGAGACGCTGGAGAAGTCGCTCTCGCCCGCCGGGCTGGTGGGGCTGCTGCGGGTGCCGCGGGGCTGCGCCGAGCAGACCATGATCTACATGGCGCCCGGGCTCTACGCCATGCGCTACCTGGACGAGACCGAGCAGTGGGCCCAGCTCCGCGCCGAGCGCaagcaggaggggctggagcacctgCGCGTGG gctacGAGCGGATCCTGACCTTCCGCAAGGCGGACGGGTCGTACGGCGCCTGGCTGCACCGGGACAGCAGCACCTG GCTGACGGCGTTCGTGGTGAAGGTCCTGGCGCTCAGCCGGCAGTACCAGGACGTGGACGCTGCCGGGATTCGGGAGTCGGTCACGTGGCTGCTGGGAAACCAACAGACCGACGGCTCCTTCCGCGACCCCCACCCCGTCATCCACCGGGACATGCAG GGCGGCgtcggggggcagcaggggggcgtCTCGCTCACGGCGTTCGTGGTGGTGGCCCTGAAGCAGGCGCTGGCGCTGTACGAGGAGCAGGAGGCCGACCCGGAGCTGCAGAAGGAGACGCAGGAGCAGCGGGCACGCGTG aggagcagcctgtcccgggcCACGCGGTACCTGGCGGCAGCGCCGGAGCAGGGCCGGGCCCCCTACCCGGCCGCCATCTCGGCCTACGCCCTGTCCCTGGCCTCCGACGACGCCGGCGCCATCGGGGCAGCCGACCGCCGGCTCCGGGAGCTCGCCCTGCGGGACAGCG aggggaccATGATGTTTTGGGCAGcggaggagggtggggccacctcCGCTTCGGCCATCTCGGTCGAGACCACGGCCTACGCGCTCCTGCACCTCGTGCTGCACAACGACCTCGCGACCGCCAAGAAGGTCGCCCGGTGGCTGACGGAGCAGAAGAACTACGGTGGCGGCTTCAAATCCACACAG GACACGGTGGTGGCACTGGATGCCCTCTCCCAGTACTGGATCAACACCTACACCCCCGAAGGGAACGAGCTGGATTTAACTTTCTCCAGCCCTGGCAGATCAGGCACCAAGAAAGTGATTCTCGACCGCTCCCAGAACCACATCCAGGAAGAGCTGCAG TTCTCCCTGGGCGACAACCTCCGAGTGAAGgtggaagggaaaggaaaggggacTCTGACT GTGCTGAAGATGTACAACGTGCTGGAGCTGCACAACAGCTCGtgccagagcctggggctggaggtgaCGGTCAGCGGGGACGTGCGCTTCGAGG TGGACGAGGAGGACTATGACTACGACTATGGGGGGGAGGCCCCCGCGGCCGAGGCTCCGCTCCACCCCATCCACTGGTTCGACGCCCGGCGCCGGCGCCGCAGGGAGGCGGCTGATCCCGGCCAGCGCAACAAGGACGTGGCCTATTCCGTCTGCATCTG GAGGAAGCCGGGCTCCCGTCTCTCCGGCATGGCCATCGCCGACATCACCCTGCTGAGCGGCTTCCAGCCCCACGTGGACGACCTCGACAAG ctgaaGGACCTGGCCGATCGCTACATCAGCCACTACGAAGTCCAGGGCCAGAGACTCCTGCTCTACTTCGAGACG gtgcCCCAGGAGCGGGACTGTGTGGGGTTCCGGGCCGCCCAGCCGGTGCCcgtggggctgctccagccggCCAGCGCCAGCCTCTACGACTTCTACGAgccag cccagcgctgcAGCATCTTCTACACGGCCCCGGCCCGGAGCAGGTTCGTCTCCGCCCTCTGCTCCCAGGACGTCTGCCAGTGCGCCGAgg GCGCCTGCCCGCGGCTCAGACGGACCCTGGAGGACCAGGTGACGGAGGCCAATCGGACCGAGTTCGCCTGCTACAGCCCCCGGGTGCAGTACG ggtaCGAGGTTCGGGTccagcaggaggaggagctgagCGGCTTCCGGGCCTACGAGGCCGAGATCCTGGAGCCCCTGCAGTtca CGGAGGACGTGGGGCTGAAGGCCGGGCAGAGCCGCCGGTTCCTGGTCCGGGGCTCGTGCCGGACCCGCCTGGTGCCGGGCAGCCGCTACCTGGTGATGGGGCAGGACGGGGAGACACTGGACCCCCagggccg gcgcCAGTACCTGCTGGACGCGGCCGCCTGGATCGAGTTGCTGCCGGAGCCCAGCCGGTGCCGGGCCACGGCCCATCGGAACCTCTGTGCCCAGCTCCGCGCCTTCGCCCAGGGCTACGGGCAGAACGGCTGCCGGGTCtga
- the LOC123346396 gene encoding complement C4-like isoform X2 translates to MERSEGICSPATGDRVRRQAVQVPAKGALAVPFTVVPMGAADIPITITAQGGWGLGDSVARSLRVEREGTAQLEEMSYSLDSEERLSRALEIPGELPPNALPDGDFKMSVRVTADEPVETLEKSLSPAGLVGLLRVPRGCAEQTMIYMAPGLYAMRYLDETEQWAQLRAERKQEGLEHLRVGYERILTFRKADGSYGAWLHRDSSTWLTAFVVKVLALSRQYQDVDAAGIRESVTWLLGNQQTDGSFRDPHPVIHRDMQGGVGGQQGGVSLTAFVVVALKQALALYEEQEADPELQKETQEQRARVRSSLSRATRYLAAAPEQGRAPYPAAISAYALSLASDDAGAIGAADRRLRELALRDSEGTMMFWAAEEGGATSASAISVETTAYALLHLVLHNDLATAKKVARWLTEQKNYGGGFKSTQDTVVALDALSQYWINTYTPEGNELDLTFSSPGRSGTKKVILDRSQNHIQEELQFSLGDNLRVKVEGKGKGTLTVLKMYNVLELHNSSCQSLGLEVTVSGDVRFEVDEEDYDYDYGGEAPAAEAPLHPIHWFDARRRRRREAADPGQRNKDVAYSVCIWRKPGSRLSGMAIADITLLSGFQPHVDDLDKLKDLADRYISHYEVQGQRLLLYFETVPQERDCVGFRAAQPVPVGLLQPASASLYDFYEPAQRCSIFYTAPARSRFVSALCSQDVCQCAEGACPRLRRTLEDQVTEANRTEFACYSPRVQYGYEVRVQQEEELSGFRAYEAEILEPLQFTEDVGLKAGQSRRFLVRGSCRTRLVPGSRYLVMGQDGETLDPQGRRQYLLDAAAWIELLPEPSRCRATAHRNLCAQLRAFAQGYGQNGCRV, encoded by the exons ATGGAGCGCTCCGAGGGCATCTGCTCCCCGGCGACGGGGGACCGGGTCCGGCGCCAGGCCGTGCAGGTCCCGGCGAAGGGGGCTCTGGCCGTGCCCTTCACCGTGGTGCCCATGGGCGCCGCCGACATCCCCATCACCATCACggcgcaggggggctgggggctcgggGACAGCGTCGCCCGGAGCCTGCGGGTGGAG AGAGAAGGCACCgcccagctggaggagatgaGCTACTCGCTGGATTCCGAAG agcgGCTCAGCCGGGCGCTGGAGATCCCGGGGGAGCTGCCCCCCAACGCCCTCCCCGACGGGGACTTCAAGATGAGCGTCCGCGTCACGG CCGACGAGCCGGTGGAGACGCTGGAGAAGTCGCTCTCGCCCGCCGGGCTGGTGGGGCTGCTGCGGGTGCCGCGGGGCTGCGCCGAGCAGACCATGATCTACATGGCGCCCGGGCTCTACGCCATGCGCTACCTGGACGAGACCGAGCAGTGGGCCCAGCTCCGCGCCGAGCGCaagcaggaggggctggagcacctgCGCGTGG gctacGAGCGGATCCTGACCTTCCGCAAGGCGGACGGGTCGTACGGCGCCTGGCTGCACCGGGACAGCAGCACCTG GCTGACGGCGTTCGTGGTGAAGGTCCTGGCGCTCAGCCGGCAGTACCAGGACGTGGACGCTGCCGGGATTCGGGAGTCGGTCACGTGGCTGCTGGGAAACCAACAGACCGACGGCTCCTTCCGCGACCCCCACCCCGTCATCCACCGGGACATGCAG GGCGGCgtcggggggcagcaggggggcgtCTCGCTCACGGCGTTCGTGGTGGTGGCCCTGAAGCAGGCGCTGGCGCTGTACGAGGAGCAGGAGGCCGACCCGGAGCTGCAGAAGGAGACGCAGGAGCAGCGGGCACGCGTG aggagcagcctgtcccgggcCACGCGGTACCTGGCGGCAGCGCCGGAGCAGGGCCGGGCCCCCTACCCGGCCGCCATCTCGGCCTACGCCCTGTCCCTGGCCTCCGACGACGCCGGCGCCATCGGGGCAGCCGACCGCCGGCTCCGGGAGCTCGCCCTGCGGGACAGCG aggggaccATGATGTTTTGGGCAGcggaggagggtggggccacctcCGCTTCGGCCATCTCGGTCGAGACCACGGCCTACGCGCTCCTGCACCTCGTGCTGCACAACGACCTCGCGACCGCCAAGAAGGTCGCCCGGTGGCTGACGGAGCAGAAGAACTACGGTGGCGGCTTCAAATCCACACAG GACACGGTGGTGGCACTGGATGCCCTCTCCCAGTACTGGATCAACACCTACACCCCCGAAGGGAACGAGCTGGATTTAACTTTCTCCAGCCCTGGCAGATCAGGCACCAAGAAAGTGATTCTCGACCGCTCCCAGAACCACATCCAGGAAGAGCTGCAG TTCTCCCTGGGCGACAACCTCCGAGTGAAGgtggaagggaaaggaaaggggacTCTGACT GTGCTGAAGATGTACAACGTGCTGGAGCTGCACAACAGCTCGtgccagagcctggggctggaggtgaCGGTCAGCGGGGACGTGCGCTTCGAGG TGGACGAGGAGGACTATGACTACGACTATGGGGGGGAGGCCCCCGCGGCCGAGGCTCCGCTCCACCCCATCCACTGGTTCGACGCCCGGCGCCGGCGCCGCAGGGAGGCGGCTGATCCCGGCCAGCGCAACAAGGACGTGGCCTATTCCGTCTGCATCTG GAGGAAGCCGGGCTCCCGTCTCTCCGGCATGGCCATCGCCGACATCACCCTGCTGAGCGGCTTCCAGCCCCACGTGGACGACCTCGACAAG ctgaaGGACCTGGCCGATCGCTACATCAGCCACTACGAAGTCCAGGGCCAGAGACTCCTGCTCTACTTCGAGACG gtgcCCCAGGAGCGGGACTGTGTGGGGTTCCGGGCCGCCCAGCCGGTGCCcgtggggctgctccagccggCCAGCGCCAGCCTCTACGACTTCTACGAgccag cccagcgctgcAGCATCTTCTACACGGCCCCGGCCCGGAGCAGGTTCGTCTCCGCCCTCTGCTCCCAGGACGTCTGCCAGTGCGCCGAgg GCGCCTGCCCGCGGCTCAGACGGACCCTGGAGGACCAGGTGACGGAGGCCAATCGGACCGAGTTCGCCTGCTACAGCCCCCGGGTGCAGTACG ggtaCGAGGTTCGGGTccagcaggaggaggagctgagCGGCTTCCGGGCCTACGAGGCCGAGATCCTGGAGCCCCTGCAGTtca CGGAGGACGTGGGGCTGAAGGCCGGGCAGAGCCGCCGGTTCCTGGTCCGGGGCTCGTGCCGGACCCGCCTGGTGCCGGGCAGCCGCTACCTGGTGATGGGGCAGGACGGGGAGACACTGGACCCCCagggccg gcgcCAGTACCTGCTGGACGCGGCCGCCTGGATCGAGTTGCTGCCGGAGCCCAGCCGGTGCCGGGCCACGGCCCATCGGAACCTCTGTGCCCAGCTCCGCGCCTTCGCCCAGGGCTACGGGCAGAACGGCTGCCGGGTCtga